From the Rhinoderma darwinii isolate aRhiDar2 chromosome 12, aRhiDar2.hap1, whole genome shotgun sequence genome, one window contains:
- the LOC142665078 gene encoding olfactory receptor 10A4-like — MGNKSKALLLYKTHEFNRTIVTEFILLAFSSLQHLQFLLFIFILLAFISCVVGNTAILLLVRHERSLHTPMYFFICNFAILEIIFVSVTVPKLLANLVEVSRKISFTGCFVQLYAFNSLGVVECYLLAVMALDRDLAINNPLHYSSIMNKNLCIELAAAPWVIGFVIAAIPTTFTAQLEFCGPNEVNHFFCDLAPMQNIACSNPLVSNLVTSSAAIFATVVPFMIILGFYIHIIVTISKIKSTIGKQKAFSTCSSHLIVVSLFYCSAIVVYVRPKGSQHDKFLALMYTVVTPFLNPFIYTLRNKDVKSAVRKSKLLRLLGKIKISHI, encoded by the exons ATGGGAAATAAATCAAAG GCATTGCTTCTCTACAAAACCCATGAATTCAATAGGACCATAGTAACTGAATTCATACTTCTGGCTTTTTCCAGTTTACAGCATctgcaatttttactttttatcttCATCCTATTGGCATTTATATCCTGTGTCGTGGGGAACACTGCCATACTTCTATTAGTAAGACATGAGCGTTCACTTCATACACCAATGTATTTTTTCATTTGCAACTTTGCTATTCTGGAAATAATATTTGTATCTGTCACCGTTCCTAAACTTCTAGCAAATTTAGTAGAAGTCAGCCGAAAAATATCATTTACTGGATGCTTCGTACAGTTGTATGCATTTAATTCATTGGGAGTAGTCGAATGTTATCTTCTAGCGGTTATGGCCTTGGATCGGGATTTAGCCATTAATAACCCTTTGCATTATTCCAGTATAATGAATAAAAATCTTTGTATTGAACTAGCTGCTGCCCCATGGGTTATTGGGTTTGTCATAGCTGCCATACCTACAACATTTACAGCTCAATTGGAGTTTTGTGGACCCAATGAAGTCAACCATTTCTTCTGTGATCTGGCTCCAATGCAAAATATAGCATGTTCTAATCCTTTGGTCAGCAACCTGGTCACAAGTTCAGCAGCTATATTTGCCACCGTGGTTCCATTTATGATTATTTTAGGATTCTACATCCACATCATTGTCACCATCTCGAAAATTAAAAGCACTATAGGCAAACaaaaagccttctccacctgttCATCCCACCTTATTGTCGTCAGCTTGTTCTACTGCTCAGCCATCGTTGTGTATGTTAGACCCAAAGGAAGTCAACACGACAAATTTCTTGCTCTCATGTACACTGTTGTAACTCCATTCCTAAATCCATTTATTTATACCCTAAGAAACAAGGATGTGAAATCAGCTGTACGAAAATCAAAACTACTTAGGCTCCTTGGCAAAATTAAAATTAGTCACATTTAG
- the LOC142665079 gene encoding olfactory receptor 10A4-like: MDHQLLLTEKRFIPNNDMVTKLLKGLPQQDHIQHSVMPYSSPNPLCWTQEREERALVVSTSHMKLLLYENIEFNRTIVTEFILLAFSNLQQLQILLFIFVLLAFISCVVGNTAILLLVRHERSLHTPMYFFICNFAFLEIIFVSVTVPKLLANLVEVSRKISFTGCFVQLYAFNSLGVTECYLLAVMALDRDLAINKPLHYSSIMNKNLCIELAAAPWVIGFVIAAIPTIFTAQLEFCGPNEVNHFYCDLAPVQNIACSNPLVSNLVTSSAAIFASVLPFVIILGFYIHIIVTISKIKSTIGKQKAFSTCSSHLIVSGLFYCPAIVVYVRPKGSQHDKFLALMYTVLTPFLNPFIYTLRNKDVKLALRKSKLLRLLGKIKISHIL, from the exons ATGGACCATCAATTGCTTCTCACTGAAAAACGTTTTATCCCCAATAACG acaTGGTGACAAAGTTGTTAAAGGGATTGCCTCAGCAAGACCATATACAACATTCTGTTATGCCCTATTCAAGCCCCAACCCCCTCTGTTGGACACAAGAGAGGGAAGAACGTGCTCTGGTGGTCTCTACCTCTCACATG AAATTGCTTCTCTACGAAAACATTGAATTTAATAGGACCATAGTAACTGAATTCATACTTCTGGCCTTTTCCAATTTACAACAGCTCCAGATTCTACTTTTTATCTTCGTCCTATTGGCATTTATATCCTGTGTCGTGGGGAACACTGCCATACTTCTATTAGTAAGACATGAGCGTTCACTTCATACACCAATGTATTTTTTCATTTGCAACTTTGCTTTTCTGGAAATAATATTTGTATCTGTCACCGTTCCTAAACTTCTAGCAAATTTAGTAGAAGTCAGCCGAAAAATATCATTTACTGGATGCTTCGTACAGTTGTATGCATTTAATTCTTTGGGAGTAACGGAATGTTATCTTCTAGCGGTTATGGCCTTGGATCGGGATTTAGCCATTAACAAACCTTTGCATTATTCCAGTATAATGAACAAAAATCTTTGTATTGAACTAGCTGCTGCCCCATGGGTTATTGGGTTTGTTATAGCTGCCATACCTACAATATTTACAGCTCAATTGGAGTTTTGTGGACCCAATGAAGTCAACCATTTCTACTGTGATCTGGCTCCAGTACAAAATATAGCATGTTCTAATCCTCTGGTCAGCAACCTGGTCACAAGTTCAGCAGCTATATTTGCCAGCGTGCTTCCATTCGTGATTATTTTAGGATTCTACATCCACATCATTGTCACCATCTCGAAAATTAAAAGCACTATAGGCAAACaaaaagccttctccacctgttCATCCCACCTTATTGTATCCGGCTTGTTTTACTGCCCAGCCATTGTTGTATATGTTAGACCCAAAGGCAGTCAACACGACAAATTCCTTGCTCTCATGTACACTGTCCTTACTCCATTTCTAAATCCATTTATTTATACCCTAAGAAACAAGGATGTGAAATTGGCTCTTCGAAAATCAAAGCTACTTAGACTCCTTGGCAAAATTAAGATTAGTCACATTCTTTAA
- the LOC142665080 gene encoding olfactory receptor 6E1-like produces MQKDNKTTLIEFVLLGFSNFHEFQNFLFCAVLLAYIICVFGNITIFLLVRTESSLHTPMYFFISTFTVLEIMFVSVTVPKLLSILIHTKKTISFFGCFAQLYAFNALGETECFLLALMVFDRFLAISNPLRYSAIMSRRFCCQLAVLPWLFGFAISLFPTVETFMLDFCGPNKINHFFCDLAPLQNLACSDPFISNMTTIVAAFISIVLPFFAIVGFYIHIIYTVLKIDTKEGKTKAFSTCSSHLIVASLFYGSAIIVYVKPKGSHYDKFLALTYTVITPLLNPFIYTFRNREVKNAFRKVAQKVIMQSQCSQAIQTYLITEKK; encoded by the coding sequence ATGCAAAAGGACAACAAAACAACATTGATAGAATTTGTACTTTTGGGCTTTTCCAACTTTCACGAGTTTCAGAACTTTCTCTTTTGTGCTGTTCTTCTGGCATATATTATTTGTGTTTTTGGAAACATTACTATTTTTCTGTTAGTTAGAACGGAGTCTTCCCTTCATACTCCAATGTACTTTTTCATCAGCACATTTACTGTTTTAGAAATAATGTTTGTTTCCGTAACGGTCCCAAAATTGTTGTCTATCCTCATTCATACCAAGAAGACCATCTCGTTTTTCGGCTGCTTTGCTCAGTTATATGCCTTCAATGCCCTGGGAGAGACAGAATGCTTCCTTCTTGCTTTAATGGTTTTTGATCGATTTCTAGCTATTAGCAATCCATTACGTTATTCCGCTATAATGAGCCGTCGGTTCTGTTGCCAGTTGGCTGTCTTGCCATGGTTATTTGGTTTTGCTATATCCTTGTTTCCTACAGTTGAAACTTTTATGTTGGACTTCTGTGGACCAAACAAGATCAACCACTTCTTCTGTGACCTGGCACCTTTGCAAAATTTAGCATGTTCCGATCCATTTATTAGTAATATGACTACAATTGTGGCAGCTTTTATTTCAATAGTTTTGCCTTTTTTTGCTATAGTGGGTTTCTATattcatattatatatactgtgttGAAGATTGACACCAAGGAGGGGAAAACTAAAGCCTTTTCAACTTGTTCGTCCCATCTCATTGTAGCATCTCTGTTTTATGGTTCGGCTATTATTGTGTATGTGAAGCCTAAAGGCAGTCACTATGACAAGTTCCTTGCCCTCACGTATACTGTCATTACACCACTTCTTAACCCATTTATTTATACTTTTAGAAATAGAGAGGTCAAGAATGCTTTTAGAAAAGTAGCTCAAAAGGTTATCATGCAGTCTCAATGTTCACAAGCCATACAAACATATTTAATAACTGAAAAGAAATGA
- the LOC142665082 gene encoding olfactory receptor 10C1-like, protein MLGKGYNISQLNCSIGQDNALLALTPSFLEVGPMNSASKICNKEQYNVANKTVVNEFLLLGFSHFHTFQYLLFCVVLLAYIICVFGNFTIILLVRTEPSLHTPMYFFISIFTVLDIMIVSVTIPKLLAILLQTKKTISFFGCFVQMYAFNALGETECFLLALMVFDRYLAINNPLRYSAIMNNQFCCRLAALPWFLGFITSFFPTIFTFQLDFCGPNEVDHFFCDLAPVQNLACSDPFISNMTTSLAAVAATVLPFFAIVGFYIHIIYFVLKIEGIEGKTKAFSTCSSHLIVACLAYGSAIIVYIKPKGSHYDKFLSLTYTVVTPLLNPFIYTFRNREVKNALRKVGLMNSTSKICNKEQYNVSESGFTTTKLSSPSQRSLRNNLI, encoded by the exons ATGCTTGGCAAAGGATACAACATATCTCAGCTGAATTGTAGCATTGGACAAGACAATGCTTTGCTTGCCCTTACACCAAGTTTCTTAGAG GTTGGTCCCATGAATTCCGcatcaaaaatctgcaacaaagaaCAGTACAAT GTGGCTAACAAGACTGTTGTAAATGAATTTCTCCTTTTGGGTTTTTCCCACTTCCACACTTTTCAGTATTTACTTTTTTGTGTTGTTCTTTTGGCCTATATCATTTGTGTTTTTGGAAACTTTACTATTATTCTATTGGTTAGAACCGAGCCTTCTCTTCATACTCCAATGTACTTCTTCATCAGTATATTTACTGTATTGGACATAATGATAGTCTCGGTTACTATTCCAAAACTGTTAGCTATTCTACTtcagactaagaagacaatttcaTTTTTTGGTTGCTTTGTCCAGATGTATGCCTTCAATGCCCTAGGAGAGACAGAGTGCTTCCTTCTTGCTTTAATGGTCTTTGACCGATATCTAGCCATTAATAATCCATTACGGTATTCCGCCATAATGAACAATCAGTTCTGTTGTAGATTGGCCGCTCTGCCATGGTTTCTTGGCTTTATTACCTCTTTTTTCCCTACAATTTTTACTTTTCAATTGGACTTCTGTGGACCAAATGAAGTTGACCACTTTTTCTGTGACCTGGCACCAGTACAAAATTTAGCTTGTTCAGACCCATTTATTAGTAACATGACTACTAGTTTGGCAGCTGTTGCCGCAACTGTTTTGCCTTTTTTTGCCATAGTGGGCTTCTACATTCATATAATATATTTTGTCTTAAAAATTGAAGGCATTGAGGGGAAAACAAAGGCCTTTTCAACTTGCTCTTCTCATCTCATTGTAGCATGTCTGGCTTATGGTTCAGCTATTATTGTGTATATTAAGCCTAAAGGCAGTCACTATGACAAGTTCCTGTCTCTCACGTATACTGTCGTTACACCTCTTCTCAATCCATTTATTTATACTTTTAGAAATAGAGAGGTAAAGAATGCCTTAAGAAAA GTTGGTCTCATGAATTCCAcatcaaaaatctgcaacaaagaaCAGTACAATGTTAGTGAATCGGGTTTTACAACTACGAAATTGTCATCTCCATCTCAACGTAGCTTAAGGAATAATTTGATTTAa
- the LOC142665083 gene encoding olfactory receptor 10C1-like has protein sequence MQVANKTVVNEFLLLGFSLLHTFQHLLFCVVLLAYIICVFGNFTILLLVRTEPSLHTPMYFFISIFTVLEILFVSVTIPKLLAILIQTKKTISFFDCFVQMYAFNALGETECFLLALMVFDRYLAINNPLRYSAIMNSQFCYRLAALPWFLGFITSFFPTIFTFQLDFCGPNEVDHFFCDLAPVQNLACSDPFISNMTTSLTAVVATVLPFFAIMGFYIHIIYFVLKIEGIEGKTKAFSTCSSHLIVACLAYGSAIIVYIKPKGSHYDKFLSLTYTVVTPLLNPFIYTFRNREVKNALRKVTRQVIMRSHKHIS, from the coding sequence atgCAGGTGGCTAACAAGACTGTTGTAAATGAATTTCTCCTTTTGGGTTTTTCCCTCTTGCACACTTTTCAGCATTTACTCTTTTGTGTTGTTCTTTTGGCCTATATCATTTGTGTTTTTGGAAACTTTACTATTCTTCTATTGGTTAGAACCGAGCCGTCTCTTCATACTCCAATGTACTTCTTCATCAGTATATTTACGGTTTTAGAGATATTGTTTGTCTCAGTAACTATTCCAAAACTCTTAGCAATCCTCATTCAGACAAAGAAGACAATTTCATTTTTTGATTGCTTTGTCCAGATGTATGCCTTCAATGCCCTGGGAGAGACAGAGTGCTTCCTTCTTGCTTTAATGGTCTTTGACCGATATTTAGCCATTAATAATCCATTACGGTATTCCGCCATAATGAACAGTCAGTTTTGTTATAGATTGGCTGCCCTGCCATGGTTTCTTGGCTTTATTACCTCTTTTTTCCCTACAATTTTTACTTTTCAATTGGACTTCTGTGGACCAAATGAAGTTGACCACTTTTTCTGTGACCTGGCACCAGTACAAAATTTAGCTTGTTCAGACCCATTTATTAGTAACATGACTACTAGTTTAACAGCTGTTGTTGCAACTGTTTTGCCTTTTTTTGCCATAATGGGCTTCTACATTCATATAATATATTTTGTCTTAAAAATTGAAGGCATTGAGGGGAAAACAAAGGCCTTTTCAACGTGCTCTTCTCATCTCATTGTAGCATGTCTGGCTTATGGTTCAGCTATTATTGTGTATATTAAGCCTAAAGGAAGTCACTATGACAAGTTCCTGTCTCTCACGTATACTGTTGTTACACCTCTTCTCAATCCATTTATTTATACTTTTAGAAATAGAGAGGTAAAGAATGCCTTAAGAAAAGTAACTAGACAAGTTATCATGCGGTCTCACAAACATATTTCATAG